A window from Apostichopus japonicus isolate 1M-3 chromosome 2, ASM3797524v1, whole genome shotgun sequence encodes these proteins:
- the LOC139976827 gene encoding uncharacterized protein produces MACPSSWKDIEDKFFECSICLDLFKEPKLLPCLHRLCKQCLEPILEGKIGTFECPLCKDVCKIPNNRIDGFKTDFHMKSMLQFIQLQKTFENEEERECIGCEEKLKVTAYCFMCKEFLCEKCYHFHLTKKIFAKHQKHVLGLNDLERKSLTQEKLASLIEAPRCHTHPEHMAQLCCCTCGNLPVCMTCTYGEHKGHDLQDVANVSKKERKRLQKKMVKLVKRKENVATLTHKIIRVNTELTSIVAETKAKWKTQYEDKTKKLKNKKEKAKREFNRFKTVLEERTRKELKELETEMEEKIREIRDVYDRIIELKLSEFKEIEDTKRNEIENRELKIDETMNKLDAEMNERNKTIDEQQQRKLRETQNLSDRCNQWVNKFENMSTIASSVLESHNHWTDAQCIPDIRAVSEHLVEDLMKDFQEMESLSDITMDDLSILWTDRVHISDNVESVVDVDVSEAKRVFVYGITSTGSGYIIVSGKLSCDHSFITVINRQGRQIHTKIDRAKGSSQFPNRYCAALSCDEIASVCGSNLVGVHNIHDGSFTQKNITSLFDDIKTEDRKYACCITTDHIRGHIIVGTSRNVGSLFIFDKKLKFIRAPKLPKVMKWSRDILYHKGVLLICHFEGRCAYAVTIDISKTEAELLYELPKPDIDGETWYPFSICADRAGFVYILWSSSELFVGKCIITQHSQDGKQLLTTKRTEDTARCMTTLMTEKGEMLVATSRSGKILCYSLMPE; encoded by the exons ATGGCCTGCCCATCTTCTTGGAAAGACATCGAAGATAAATTCTTcgaatgttcaatttgtttggatCTGTTTAAAGAACCGAAACTATTACCATGTCTGCATAGATTGTGTAAACAATGTCTGGAACCTATACTAGAAGGCAAAATTGGTACATTTGAATGTCCTCTTTGTAAAGATGTCTGTAAAATACCAAACAATAGGATAGATGGATTCAAAACTGACTTCCATATGAAAAGTATGCTGCAGTTTATTCAGCtacagaaaacatttgaaaatgaagaagagaGAGAATGTATTGGCTGTGAAGAGAAGTTAAAGGTTACAGCATACTGCTTTATGTGTAAAGAATTTCTTTGTGAAAAGTGTTATCACTTTCATTTGACCAAGAAGATATTTGCCAAACATCAGAAACATGTATTAGGTCTGAATGATCTTGAGAGAAAAAGTCTCACACAAGAAAAACTTGCATCATTGATAGAAGCTCCTAGGTGCCATACTCACCCAGAACACATGGCTCAGTTGTGTTGTTGTACTTGTGGAAACCTCCCCGTTTGCATGACATGTACGTATGGTGaacacaaaggtcatgacctaCAAGACGTTGCGAATGTGtcgaaaaaagaaagaaagagattgCAGAAGAAAATGGTAAAACTTGTAAAACGGAAAGAAAATGTTGCCACCTTAACCCATAAGATAATCAGAGTAAATACAGAACTTACATCAATCGTTgctgaaacaaaagcaaaatggaAAACGCAGTACGAGGATAAGACCAAGaaattaaagaataaaaaagagaaaGCAAAGAGAGAATTCAACAGATTCAAAACAGTTCTTGAAGAAAGGACTCGAAAAGAATTGAAAgaattagaaacagaaatggaagAGAAAATTAGAGAAATAAGGGATGTGTACGACAGGATCATTGAATTGAAACTTTCGGAATTTAAAGAGATAGAGGATACCAAAcgaaatgaaatagaaaacagaGAATTAAAGATTGATGAAACAATGAACAAACTTGATGCAGAAatgaatgagagaaataaaacaatagacGAACAACAGCAACGCAAGCTTAGAGAAACACAAAACTTATCAGATCGTTGTAATCAATGGGtcaataagtttgaaaatatgtctACTATAGCTTCGAGTGTCCTTGAATCACATAACCACTGGACAGACGCACAGTGTATTCCTGATATAAGAGCTGTGAGTGAACATCTAGTTGAGGATCTAATGAAAGATTTTCAAGAAATGGAATCTTTATCTGATATAACAATGGATGATTTATCAATCTTGTGGACTGATAGAGTACATATATCGGATAATGTAGAatctgttgttgatgttgatgtttcCGAAGCTAAAAGGGTTTTTGTATATGGCATAACAAGTACCGGATCTGGTTACATCATCGTCTCTGGGAAATTATCATGTGACCATTCATTTATCACTGTCATAAACAGACAAGGACGTCAGATTCATACCAAGATAGATAGAGCCAAAGGGAGCTCTCAGTTTCCCAATCGTTACTGTGCTGCTTTATCATGTGATGAGATAGCTTCGGTTTGTGGATCCAATCTGGTTGGTGTTCATAATATTCATGATGGgtcctttactcaaaaaaacATCACGTCCctctttgatgacatcaaaacGGAGGATAGGAAGTATGCGTGTTGTATAACTACCGATCATATACGTGGCCACATCATTGTAGGTACATCACGAAATGTTGGATCGCTAttcatatttgataaaaaattaaagttCATTCGAGCTCCGAAGCTGCCAAAGGTTATGAAATGGTCAAGAGATATCCTTTATCATAAAGGTGTTTTGCTGATATGCCATTTCGAGGGTAGATGTGCATACGCTGTAACCATTGATATATCTAAAACAGAGGCAGAGTTACTATACGAGCTTCCGAAACCAGATATTGACGGAGAGACATGGTACCCTTTCAGTATATGTGCAGACAGGGCAGGTTTTGTATACATATTGTGGTCATCAAGTGAACTGTTTGTTGGAAAATGTATCATCACACAGCACAGTCAAGATGGTAAGCAGTTGTTGACAACCAAACGGACAGAAGATACAGCACGGTGTATGACAACATTGATGACAGAGAAGGGAGAGATGCTTGTAGCTACATCACGGTCTGGAAAGATACTTTGTTATAGTCTG ATGCCAGAATAA